In the genome of Bradyrhizobium sp. CIAT3101, one region contains:
- the hisI gene encoding phosphoribosyl-AMP cyclohydrolase, which translates to MSAHSHEIEEGLAFLPKFDANGLVTCVATDIATGDVLMVAHMNDEALRKTISTGEAWYFSRSRNALWRKGETSGQTQRVVEIRTDCDQDAVWLRVEQIGAACHTGRRSCFYRKVEAEGGGAKLVFVDADRLFDPNAVYKK; encoded by the coding sequence GTGTCCGCACACTCCCACGAGATCGAGGAAGGCCTGGCCTTCCTCCCCAAGTTCGATGCGAACGGCCTCGTGACCTGCGTTGCGACAGACATCGCTACCGGTGACGTGCTGATGGTCGCGCATATGAATGACGAGGCGCTGCGCAAGACCATTTCCACCGGTGAAGCCTGGTACTTCAGCCGCTCGCGCAATGCCTTGTGGCGAAAAGGTGAGACCTCAGGTCAGACCCAGCGCGTGGTCGAGATCCGTACCGATTGCGACCAGGATGCGGTCTGGCTCCGCGTCGAGCAGATCGGCGCGGCCTGCCACACCGGCCGCCGATCCTGCTTCTATCGCAAGGTCGAAGCCGAGGGTGGTGGTGCGAAGCTCGTCTTCGTCGATGCTGACAGGCTGTTCGATCCGAACGCGGTCTACAAGAAGTAG
- the yidD gene encoding membrane protein insertion efficiency factor YidD, with protein sequence MKHTSCEHCSTPVAEALRLPRRFGRALIWLYRHTLSPLVGYNCRHLPTCSVYGDEAIERFGLWAGGWMTLARLLRCNPFGTSGIDNVPVAAPRGARWYLPWRYGRWRGVNAS encoded by the coding sequence ATGAAGCACACAAGCTGTGAGCACTGCTCCACCCCTGTCGCTGAGGCGCTGCGGCTGCCTCGCAGATTCGGCCGCGCGCTGATCTGGCTCTATCGGCACACGCTGTCGCCGTTGGTCGGCTACAACTGCCGGCATCTGCCGACCTGCTCCGTGTATGGCGACGAGGCGATCGAGCGGTTCGGACTCTGGGCCGGCGGCTGGATGACGCTCGCGCGCCTGCTGCGCTGCAACCCCTTCGGCACCTCTGGCATCGACAACGTGCCTGTCGCCGCGCCGAGGGGCGCGCGCTGGTACCTGCCCTGGCGCTACGGCCGCTGGCGCGGTGTCAACGCCTCGTAA
- a CDS encoding alpha/beta hydrolase, whose amino-acid sequence MVGAVPKLKADVRADRTKASGARRYALRIALISGLVPLSLTLVQCGRAPNPAALAANSQANVQVVAKTNPQAQSGDTFEDRFPAPQFRERFPSASESLLQRQMSDFSPKRAVQQPPQPEQAPYKIASLEPQIPYQRPPRQDLTTLVSMKSSAFPYFGNNPASDAPFLNISKGDRRGHRSYSGRVFWQDETYNDSRVLMHVPEHFDVRKPGVIVVFFHGNGATLERDVRDRQLVPRQITDSGANAVLLAPQMAVDAADSSAGKFWQPGGLKRFMEESASHLAQLTGDPNSARAFANMPIVIVGYSGGFLPTAWSLEVGGISDRVRGVVLLDAVYGEMDKFASWIESHRSGFFVSSYTHYTARRDRELMSMLRQKGIGVSEDMDGPLRPGSVVFVETGDGITHRDYVNRAWTQYPLKDVLVKMSATPALALTRVAATSSSAPSR is encoded by the coding sequence ATGGTCGGGGCCGTTCCGAAATTGAAGGCAGACGTGCGCGCTGACCGGACCAAGGCGTCCGGGGCGCGGCGTTATGCGCTTCGGATCGCCCTGATCTCAGGCTTGGTGCCGTTGTCACTGACGCTGGTTCAATGCGGCAGGGCTCCCAATCCGGCGGCGCTGGCGGCGAACTCGCAGGCCAACGTCCAGGTCGTTGCGAAGACCAATCCGCAAGCCCAGAGCGGTGACACGTTCGAAGATCGCTTCCCCGCCCCGCAGTTCAGGGAGCGCTTCCCTTCGGCGAGCGAGAGTCTTCTGCAACGACAGATGTCGGACTTCTCGCCCAAGCGCGCCGTACAGCAACCGCCTCAGCCGGAGCAGGCACCCTACAAGATCGCCTCGCTGGAGCCGCAAATCCCCTACCAGCGTCCACCACGGCAAGACCTGACGACGCTGGTCAGCATGAAGTCCTCGGCCTTCCCTTATTTCGGCAACAACCCTGCGTCCGACGCGCCCTTCCTCAACATCTCCAAGGGCGACCGCCGCGGCCACCGCAGCTATTCCGGGCGCGTGTTCTGGCAGGACGAGACCTACAACGACAGCCGCGTGCTCATGCACGTCCCCGAGCATTTCGACGTCCGCAAGCCTGGCGTGATCGTGGTGTTCTTCCACGGCAATGGCGCAACGCTCGAGCGCGACGTGCGCGACCGCCAGCTGGTGCCGCGGCAGATCACCGATTCCGGCGCCAATGCCGTGCTGCTTGCGCCGCAGATGGCGGTCGATGCCGCCGATTCCAGCGCTGGAAAATTCTGGCAACCCGGTGGCCTCAAGCGCTTCATGGAAGAGTCTGCCAGTCACCTCGCGCAGCTGACCGGTGATCCCAACAGCGCGCGTGCCTTTGCCAACATGCCGATCGTGATCGTCGGCTATAGCGGCGGCTTCTTGCCGACCGCCTGGAGCCTCGAGGTCGGCGGCATCAGCGACCGCGTCCGCGGTGTCGTGCTGCTCGATGCGGTCTATGGCGAAATGGACAAGTTCGCCTCCTGGATCGAGAGCCATCGCTCGGGCTTCTTCGTCAGCTCCTATACGCACTACACCGCACGGCGCGACCGCGAGTTGATGAGCATGCTGCGGCAGAAGGGCATCGGCGTTTCCGAGGACATGGATGGGCCGTTGCGTCCCGGCAGTGTCGTGTTCGTCGAAACCGGCGACGGCATTACCCACCGCGACTACGTTAACCGCGCGTGGACGCAATACCCGCTGAAGGACGTGCTGGTGAAGATGTCGGCAACGCCGGCGCTGGCGCTGACGCGCGTCGCAGCCACCAGCTCTTCCGCGCCAAGCCGTTAG
- a CDS encoding response regulator → MFRIDFNKLRFLVCDDNPHMRRILRTLLHSFGAREVYEAEDGATALEMYSHYVPDIVITDWAMPIFDGLELAQMIRQPESKGNPYAPIIMLTGHSEKRRVTVARDAGVTEFLAKPISAKGLYQRILNVVASPRPFIKTKTYFGPDRRRNTNSAYMGPERRVGEKHEVLQQPSLLDKARSSI, encoded by the coding sequence ATGTTTCGCATCGACTTCAACAAGCTGCGCTTCCTCGTCTGCGACGACAATCCGCACATGCGCCGCATCCTGCGGACGCTGCTGCATTCGTTCGGCGCGCGCGAGGTCTATGAGGCGGAGGACGGCGCGACCGCGCTGGAAATGTACAGCCATTACGTGCCCGACATCGTCATCACCGACTGGGCGATGCCGATCTTCGACGGGCTCGAGCTTGCGCAGATGATCCGACAGCCGGAATCCAAGGGTAACCCCTACGCGCCGATCATCATGCTGACGGGGCATTCCGAGAAGCGCCGCGTCACGGTCGCGCGCGATGCCGGCGTCACCGAATTCCTGGCCAAGCCGATCTCGGCCAAGGGCCTCTACCAGCGCATTCTCAACGTGGTCGCCAGTCCCCGGCCCTTCATCAAGACCAAAACCTATTTCGGCCCTGACCGGCGCCGCAACACCAATTCCGCCTATATGGGTCCGGAGCGCCGCGTCGGCGAAAAGCACGAGGTGCTCCAGCAGCCCTCGCTGCTCGACAAGGCCCGCTCCTCCATCTAG
- a CDS encoding NAD kinase produces the protein MTKPSRYDRIAFVASPSSDAEAALHQLSTQYGNCDPSEADVVVALGGDGLMLQTLHQHMRSGKPIYGMHRGTVGFLMNEYSTHDLRTRLEAAHESEINPLLMRATDTNDRVHLHHAINEVYLFRQTSQAARLRILIDERERMPELIADGIIVATPAGSTAYNLSAQGPILPINAALLALTPISAFRPRRWRGALLPNTAYVVIEVLEDDKRPVAAVADHEEVRRVRRVEILSDKTISMRMLFDPGHSLEERILREQFGY, from the coding sequence ATGACCAAGCCATCGCGATACGACCGGATCGCCTTCGTCGCCAGCCCGAGCAGCGACGCAGAGGCCGCCCTCCACCAGCTCAGCACGCAATATGGCAATTGCGATCCGAGCGAGGCCGACGTCGTGGTCGCGCTCGGCGGCGACGGGCTGATGCTCCAGACGCTGCACCAGCACATGCGCTCGGGAAAGCCGATCTACGGCATGCACCGCGGCACGGTCGGCTTCCTCATGAACGAGTACTCGACGCACGATCTGCGCACGCGCCTCGAGGCGGCGCATGAATCCGAGATCAACCCGCTGCTGATGCGCGCGACCGATACCAACGACCGCGTCCACCTGCATCACGCCATCAACGAGGTCTATCTGTTCCGCCAGACCTCCCAGGCAGCGCGCCTGCGCATCCTGATCGACGAGCGCGAGCGCATGCCCGAACTGATCGCCGACGGCATCATCGTGGCGACGCCGGCAGGCTCGACCGCCTATAACCTCTCCGCCCAAGGACCGATCCTGCCGATCAACGCCGCTTTGCTGGCGCTGACACCGATCAGCGCCTTCCGGCCGCGGCGCTGGCGCGGCGCACTGCTGCCCAACACGGCCTATGTCGTGATCGAGGTGCTCGAAGACGACAAGCGGCCCGTCGCGGCCGTCGCCGACCATGAGGAGGTACGCAGGGTCCGGCGCGTCGAGATCCTCTCCGACAAGACCATCTCGATGCGCATGCTGTTCGACCCAGGCCACAGCCTGGAAGAGCGTATCCTGCGCGAGCAGTTCGGCTACTGA
- a CDS encoding lytic transglycosylase domain-containing protein has protein sequence MSVDNSSASQTAATDGLKRVAGAIKQGSNQTGVSFEYMLTTAKMESDFDPSASATTSSAHGLYQFIDQTWLGTVKEAGAQLGYGNYSDAITRTSSGTYTVDDPFMKRSIMKLRDDPEAASSMAAALTQSNSFKLTGLLGRRPSDSELYMAHFMGVGGAAKLIANAEDNPQAVGARLFPNAASSNRSIFYAKDGRARSVSEVYSVLNARYASASNAKSTRSAMAMYGDTPSTTQVAAANGVQPTAPMANSAAYLQTFPDARGVTPVSATSSTTVADSAPVTPAFRSIYQPGDTTQPVSTTVQKLWGNNASLTSVASSTPDVRPPQPLDLFSDRSGTFSS, from the coding sequence ATGTCGGTCGACAATTCCAGTGCCTCGCAGACAGCCGCGACCGACGGCTTGAAGCGCGTCGCTGGTGCGATCAAGCAGGGCTCGAACCAGACCGGCGTCAGCTTCGAATACATGCTGACCACCGCCAAGATGGAATCGGATTTCGATCCGTCGGCCAGCGCCACCACCTCGTCCGCCCACGGCCTCTATCAGTTCATCGACCAGACCTGGCTTGGCACGGTGAAGGAGGCGGGCGCCCAGCTCGGCTACGGCAACTATTCCGACGCGATCACACGGACGTCGTCAGGCACATATACCGTCGACGATCCCTTCATGAAGCGATCCATCATGAAGCTGCGCGACGATCCCGAGGCCGCGTCCAGCATGGCGGCGGCGCTGACGCAGTCCAACAGCTTCAAGCTCACCGGTCTGCTCGGCCGCAGGCCGTCCGACAGCGAGCTCTACATGGCGCATTTCATGGGCGTCGGCGGTGCGGCGAAACTGATTGCCAATGCCGAGGACAACCCGCAAGCGGTCGGTGCGCGGCTGTTTCCTAACGCAGCATCTTCCAACCGCTCGATCTTCTATGCCAAGGACGGTCGTGCGCGCAGCGTCTCCGAAGTCTATTCGGTGCTGAATGCGCGCTACGCCAGCGCCTCGAATGCGAAATCGACGCGCAGCGCGATGGCGATGTATGGCGACACGCCGTCGACCACGCAGGTTGCCGCCGCCAACGGCGTGCAGCCCACCGCACCGATGGCCAACAGCGCCGCCTATCTCCAGACCTTCCCGGATGCACGTGGCGTGACGCCGGTGAGCGCGACGTCGTCGACGACGGTCGCCGACAGCGCGCCCGTCACACCGGCATTCCGTTCGATCTATCAACCCGGCGATACAACGCAGCCGGTCTCGACGACGGTGCAGAAATTGTGGGGCAACAACGCCTCGCTCACTTCGGTCGCGTCATCAACGCCCGACGTGCGGCCGCCGCAACCGCTCGATCTCTTCAGCGATCGCAGCGGCACGTTCTCGAGCTAG
- the folE gene encoding GTP cyclohydrolase I FolE, whose product MDAAIKSIRPSKPSDKQLESRPAELDPAEFLAAAVRADQPRPARAEAEAAVKTLLAYIGENTGREGLLDTPRRVVEAFDELYQGYHQCPAEVLDRTFGETAGYDDFVLVRDIEFTSQCEHHMMPFYGKAHIAYTPVERVVGLSKLARLTDIFARRLQTQEHLTAQIAAAIDEILKPRGVAILIEAEHTCMSVRGVAKHGASTFTSRYTGMFRDNPAEQARFLSMVRGMAR is encoded by the coding sequence ATGGACGCTGCAATCAAATCTATCCGCCCGAGCAAGCCCTCTGACAAGCAGCTCGAGAGCCGCCCGGCCGAGCTCGATCCTGCCGAATTCCTTGCGGCCGCCGTCCGCGCCGACCAGCCGCGTCCAGCGCGTGCCGAGGCGGAAGCGGCGGTGAAAACGCTGCTCGCCTATATCGGCGAGAACACCGGGCGTGAAGGCCTGCTCGATACGCCGCGTCGCGTGGTCGAGGCTTTCGACGAGCTCTATCAGGGCTACCACCAATGCCCGGCCGAGGTGCTGGACCGCACTTTCGGCGAGACCGCCGGCTATGACGACTTCGTGCTGGTGCGAGACATCGAGTTCACGTCGCAATGCGAGCATCACATGATGCCGTTCTACGGCAAGGCGCACATCGCCTATACGCCGGTGGAGCGTGTCGTCGGCCTGTCGAAGCTTGCGCGCCTGACCGACATCTTCGCCCGCCGGCTCCAGACCCAGGAGCATCTCACGGCGCAGATCGCAGCCGCGATCGACGAGATCCTGAAGCCACGTGGCGTTGCCATCCTGATCGAGGCCGAGCATACCTGCATGTCGGTGCGCGGCGTCGCCAAGCATGGCGCCTCGACCTTCACCAGCCGCTACACCGGCATGTTCCGCGACAACCCGGCGGAGCAGGCCCGCTTCCTGTCCATGGTGCGAGGCATGGCGCGCTGA
- a CDS encoding iron-sulfur cluster assembly scaffold protein, with amino-acid sequence MLNDIYNKRIIELAGNIPRLGRLSDPDASATAHSKLCGSTVKIDLKMEGDTVTDFAHDVKACALGQASSSIMASHVVGSTASELRELRETVRKMLKENGSPPEGKWEEIKFLEPVRDYKARHASTLLTFDAVVDAIGQIEAKAKQPVPAQG; translated from the coding sequence ATGCTGAACGACATCTATAACAAGCGGATCATCGAGCTGGCCGGGAATATTCCGCGCCTCGGACGGTTGTCGGACCCCGACGCGAGTGCCACCGCCCATTCCAAGCTGTGCGGCTCGACCGTGAAGATCGACCTCAAGATGGAGGGCGACACCGTCACCGACTTCGCCCATGACGTGAAGGCCTGTGCGCTGGGCCAGGCCTCTTCATCCATCATGGCAAGTCACGTGGTCGGCTCGACTGCGAGCGAACTCCGTGAGTTACGCGAAACCGTTCGCAAGATGCTGAAAGAGAATGGTTCGCCTCCCGAAGGCAAGTGGGAGGAAATCAAATTCCTCGAACCGGTCCGCGACTACAAGGCACGCCATGCCTCGACGCTGCTGACCTTCGATGCGGTGGTGGATGCGATCGGCCAGATCGAGGCCAAGGCGAAGCAGCCGGTCCCAGCGCAGGGCTGA
- a CDS encoding MFS transporter translates to MENPRAGRFAPTALMLGNLVTGCSVLAPAGMLPELSAGLGISIHAAGLLITFGAITLCIGSPLTAWLTSRIERRILLTTTLAVLALGNLASAFAPDYASLLVIRLVMLAVGALYTPQAAGTAALIVPAERRGSTIAYIFLGWSLAAAIGLPLITFIASRYGWRAAYGEIGVLGCVSFLLLLVRLPAGLKGTPVDLKTWGAVGRSRTILLLLAITMLQMSGQFVVFTFMGPLLKKLTDASPDAIGMVFGTYGVCGFLGVVIATRIVDTWGPYRTSLLFTCLLLAGITGWALGAGTLMSMAGAVAIWGLGFASTNSMQQVRLVAAAPQLASATVALNTSVLYIGQAVGSAIGGLLFARELLHPLGFVASGFVVLALILVILSRPQRAAAPA, encoded by the coding sequence ATGGAAAATCCCCGCGCCGGCCGTTTCGCGCCCACCGCCCTGATGCTTGGCAATCTCGTCACCGGTTGCTCGGTGCTGGCGCCGGCGGGAATGCTGCCGGAATTGTCGGCGGGGCTCGGGATCAGCATCCATGCGGCCGGGCTGCTCATCACATTCGGTGCGATCACACTATGCATCGGCTCGCCGCTGACGGCATGGCTGACCAGCCGCATCGAACGGCGGATCTTGCTCACGACCACACTCGCGGTGCTCGCCCTCGGCAATCTCGCCTCGGCCTTTGCGCCGGATTACGCGAGCCTCCTCGTTATCCGCCTGGTGATGCTCGCGGTCGGCGCGCTCTACACGCCTCAGGCCGCCGGTACGGCGGCGCTGATCGTGCCGGCGGAGCGGCGTGGCAGTACGATTGCCTACATCTTCCTCGGCTGGTCGTTGGCTGCCGCCATCGGCCTTCCTCTGATCACCTTCATCGCCAGCCGCTATGGCTGGCGCGCCGCCTATGGCGAGATCGGTGTGCTCGGTTGCGTCAGCTTCCTGTTGCTGCTCGTGCGTCTGCCAGCCGGTTTGAAGGGCACACCGGTCGACCTGAAAACCTGGGGCGCGGTCGGGCGCAGCCGGACCATCCTGTTGCTGCTTGCGATCACCATGTTGCAAATGTCCGGTCAGTTCGTGGTGTTCACCTTCATGGGCCCGCTGCTCAAGAAGCTCACCGACGCCAGCCCCGATGCGATCGGCATGGTGTTCGGCACCTACGGCGTCTGTGGTTTCCTTGGTGTCGTCATCGCGACCCGCATCGTCGACACCTGGGGACCTTACCGAACCTCGCTGCTGTTCACCTGCCTGCTGCTGGCGGGCATCACGGGCTGGGCGCTCGGTGCCGGCACGCTCATGTCGATGGCGGGCGCGGTCGCGATCTGGGGATTGGGCTTCGCATCGACCAATTCGATGCAGCAGGTGCGGCTGGTCGCAGCCGCCCCGCAGCTTGCATCGGCGACCGTCGCCCTCAACACCTCCGTGCTCTATATCGGCCAGGCCGTCGGCTCCGCCATCGGCGGACTGCTGTTCGCCCGCGAGCTGCTGCATCCGCTCGGCTTCGTGGCGTCCGGCTTCGTCGTGCTGGCGCTGATCCTGGTGATCCTGAGCCGGCCCCAGCGGGCCGCCGCTCCGGCCTGA
- a CDS encoding DUF2336 domain-containing protein — MIVRQFINWIRTAPAGERAEATRALARAWLISDLSHDDRVAAEGALLMLLDDPSPLVRQAMAEAFARSTDAPPSIVRALSADQPTVALPVLEHSPLLIDADLVDIVATGNDDVQCAVARRIALPVSVCAAIAEVGCAAAALELIENPHAELAPFSWNRIVERHGHLAAIREAMLVLDDIPAATRAALVAKLSETLAQFVVARNWLSADRAERMTIEARDRSTINIAARSRGDDMQGLVKHLRITGQLTAGLILRALLSSNLDLFDAALAELADLPLARVSALLHDRGGNSLHALLRRAGLPEATFAAFQVALDACHEQGFVDTDDTAARLRRRMVERVLTHCETDRGATEPLMVLLRRFATESAREEARLFCDELVAEDTIDPMYDDLIAA; from the coding sequence ATGATTGTTCGGCAGTTCATCAATTGGATCAGGACCGCGCCCGCCGGTGAGCGGGCGGAGGCAACGCGGGCATTGGCCCGGGCCTGGCTGATCTCGGACCTTTCTCACGACGACCGTGTCGCCGCCGAAGGCGCGCTGCTGATGCTGCTCGACGATCCTTCGCCGCTGGTGCGGCAGGCGATGGCCGAGGCTTTTGCACGCAGCACGGATGCGCCGCCGTCGATCGTGCGGGCGCTGTCGGCGGACCAGCCGACCGTGGCGCTGCCCGTGCTCGAACATTCACCGCTGCTGATCGATGCCGATCTCGTCGACATCGTCGCGACCGGCAATGACGACGTGCAATGTGCGGTCGCCCGCCGCATCGCGCTGCCGGTCTCGGTCTGCGCCGCCATCGCCGAGGTGGGCTGCGCGGCCGCCGCGCTGGAGCTCATCGAAAACCCGCACGCCGAGCTGGCACCGTTCTCGTGGAATCGCATCGTCGAACGCCACGGCCATCTCGCCGCGATCCGCGAGGCGATGCTGGTGCTGGACGACATTCCCGCTGCAACCCGCGCCGCGCTGGTGGCAAAGCTCTCCGAGACGCTGGCGCAGTTCGTGGTGGCGCGGAATTGGCTGAGCGCCGACCGTGCCGAGCGCATGACGATCGAGGCGCGCGATCGCTCCACCATCAACATCGCAGCGCGCTCGCGCGGCGACGACATGCAGGGCCTGGTGAAGCATCTGCGGATCACCGGCCAGCTCACCGCGGGTCTGATCCTGCGTGCGCTGCTGTCGAGCAATCTCGACCTGTTCGACGCCGCGCTCGCCGAACTCGCCGATCTGCCGCTCGCGCGCGTCTCCGCACTGCTGCACGACCGTGGCGGCAACAGCCTGCACGCGCTACTCCGTCGCGCCGGGTTGCCCGAGGCCACGTTCGCGGCCTTCCAGGTCGCGCTCGATGCCTGCCACGAGCAGGGCTTTGTCGACACCGACGACACCGCGGCACGCTTGCGCCGTCGCATGGTCGAGCGCGTGCTCACCCATTGCGAGACCGACCGCGGCGCCACCGAGCCGCTGATGGTCCTGCTGCGCCGCTTCGCCACCGAATCCGCGCGCGAAGAGGCGAGATTGTTCTGCGACGAGCTCGTCGCGGAAGACACAATCGATCCCATGTATGACGATCTGATTGCGGCATAA
- a CDS encoding GrlR family regulatory protein, which yields MRQGLYKVDFHTVHGTGCGVVYVTDGKMRGGNSAFAFIGTYAGEGDSIKVKISTERYNDDPSFKALFGIDRITLTLAGREDGDTAEFEGTALQVPGVAFRAVLSRIAD from the coding sequence GTGCGTCAGGGACTGTACAAGGTCGACTTCCATACCGTTCATGGGACGGGCTGCGGAGTCGTCTATGTGACGGATGGCAAGATGCGCGGCGGCAATTCGGCCTTCGCCTTCATTGGCACCTATGCGGGCGAAGGCGACAGCATCAAGGTCAAGATCTCGACCGAGCGCTACAACGACGACCCGTCGTTCAAGGCGCTGTTCGGCATCGACCGGATCACGTTGACACTCGCCGGCCGCGAGGACGGCGACACGGCCGAGTTCGAAGGCACCGCGCTGCAAGTGCCGGGCGTTGCCTTCAGGGCGGTGCTGAGCCGGATCGCCGACTAG
- a CDS encoding Hpt domain-containing protein — translation MAKNSAKDIEVTAFATHHVITQPNPLRKVLRRVAEKDMDDPIARAEKALADLSGEFKSWMTTEVNRLSSAYVVIRNDGFTKERRDELFHAAHDIKGDAATFGFPAAAGVAESLCRVIEHAPDLEKVPAELFTHHINAILAIVHENTKLDSISVSAELSRRLRKVADDYLADVNRDRPEHLEVILAPSIVPAE, via the coding sequence ATGGCGAAGAACAGCGCAAAGGATATCGAGGTCACGGCCTTCGCCACGCATCATGTGATCACGCAGCCCAATCCGCTGCGCAAGGTTCTGCGCCGGGTCGCAGAAAAGGACATGGACGATCCGATCGCACGCGCCGAGAAGGCGCTTGCCGATCTGTCCGGCGAGTTCAAGAGCTGGATGACGACCGAGGTCAACCGGCTATCGTCTGCCTATGTCGTCATCCGCAACGACGGCTTCACCAAGGAGCGGCGCGACGAGCTGTTCCACGCCGCGCACGACATCAAGGGCGACGCCGCCACGTTCGGCTTTCCCGCCGCGGCGGGAGTTGCCGAGAGCCTGTGCCGCGTCATCGAGCATGCGCCGGATCTCGAGAAGGTGCCGGCCGAGCTGTTCACGCACCACATCAACGCGATCCTCGCCATCGTGCACGAGAACACCAAGCTCGACAGCATCAGCGTCTCCGCCGAGCTCAGCCGCCGTCTGCGCAAGGTCGCCGATGATTATCTCGCCGACGTCAACCGCGACCGCCCCGAGCATCTCGAAGTGATCCTCGCACCGAGCATCGTGCCGGCGGAGTAG
- a CDS encoding amino acid permease gives MTASDAGTAPWTGRLSGGGSGVSVLVATAIVVADMIGVGVFTSLGFQVKDIPSGFSILALWTVGGIVALCGVFSYSELGAMFPRSSGEYNFLGRAYHPAFGFLAGWVSATVGFAAPVALAAMAFGEYAKSVMPEVPPIPLAIGVVWLVSIVQLTGVRHSSTFQLISTILKVVLIVGFLVAGFVAGTPQPISFAPHAGDLSYILSAPFAIGLVFVMYSFSGWNAATYIIGEMNTPQQSLPRALLAGTVIVLVLYVALNAVFLYSTPISALAGQLDVASVAGSAIFGGLGGRIVGAMICVGLISSISAMMWIGPRVMMTMGEDIPALRMFSTRSARGAPAYAILFQLAVANLLLFTRSFEAVLDFIQFSLLFCSFFTVAGVIKLRITDPDLPRPYRAWGYPFTPLIFLLVTASMMYYLLTERPVQSLSGMLVMLSGLVIYAVFRRRPVAAATSHNRE, from the coding sequence ATGACGGCATCAGATGCGGGAACGGCGCCCTGGACCGGGCGGCTGAGCGGAGGTGGCTCCGGGGTTTCCGTTTTGGTCGCAACCGCGATCGTCGTTGCCGACATGATCGGGGTCGGCGTCTTCACCAGCCTCGGTTTCCAGGTCAAGGACATCCCCTCGGGCTTCTCGATCCTCGCGCTGTGGACCGTCGGCGGCATCGTCGCGCTGTGCGGCGTGTTCTCCTACAGCGAGTTGGGCGCGATGTTTCCGCGCTCGAGCGGCGAGTACAATTTCCTCGGCCGCGCCTATCATCCGGCCTTCGGCTTTCTTGCGGGATGGGTTTCGGCGACGGTCGGCTTTGCCGCACCCGTAGCGCTCGCGGCCATGGCTTTCGGCGAATACGCCAAGTCCGTCATGCCCGAGGTGCCACCGATCCCGCTCGCCATCGGCGTGGTGTGGCTGGTCTCGATCGTGCAATTGACCGGCGTCAGGCACTCCTCGACCTTCCAGCTGATCTCGACCATCCTCAAGGTCGTGCTGATCGTCGGTTTCCTGGTCGCAGGCTTCGTCGCCGGCACGCCGCAGCCGATCTCCTTTGCGCCGCACGCCGGTGATCTCTCCTATATCTTGAGCGCGCCTTTCGCGATCGGGCTTGTCTTCGTGATGTACTCGTTCTCGGGCTGGAACGCCGCGACCTACATCATCGGCGAGATGAACACACCGCAGCAGAGCCTGCCGCGTGCGTTGCTCGCGGGCACGGTGATCGTGCTGGTGCTCTATGTCGCGCTCAACGCTGTGTTCCTCTACTCGACGCCAATCAGCGCGCTGGCCGGCCAGCTCGACGTCGCAAGCGTAGCCGGCAGCGCCATCTTCGGAGGCCTCGGCGGCCGGATCGTCGGCGCCATGATCTGCGTCGGCCTGATCTCCTCGATCAGCGCGATGATGTGGATCGGCCCGCGCGTGATGATGACGATGGGTGAGGACATCCCGGCGCTGCGGATGTTCTCGACGCGATCGGCGAGGGGCGCGCCGGCCTACGCCATCCTGTTTCAGCTCGCAGTCGCCAACCTGCTGCTGTTCACGCGCAGCTTCGAGGCGGTGCTCGACTTCATCCAGTTCTCGCTGCTGTTCTGCTCGTTCTTCACGGTTGCCGGCGTCATCAAGCTGCGCATCACCGATCCCGATTTGCCGCGGCCCTATCGCGCTTGGGGATACCCGTTCACGCCGCTCATCTTCCTGCTCGTGACCGCGTCGATGATGTACTACCTCTTGACCGAGCGGCCTGTGCAGTCGCTGTCGGGCATGCTCGTCATGCTCTCGGGCCTTGTGATTTATGCTGTTTTCCGCAGGCGGCCGGTCGCCGCTGCTACGTCTCACAATCGCGAATAG